The following is a genomic window from Hymenobacter chitinivorans DSM 11115.
CCGCCTTTGCCAGCGCAACCAGCCGCCTGTCGATGCAGTCCGTCAGCTGGGACGCGGCAGCGGGCAATATTGTCGTAACGGGCATTTATCAGGGGAGTGCCCTAGCCTTTGGCAGCACCACGCTACCGAGTGCGCCCCTGGGCGGAATGTTTGTAGCCCGCCTCAGCACCGCTGGCCAATGGCTAAGCGCCGTGGCGGCAGTACCCACCAACCTGGGTACTACCGCTCCGGACCTGAATTTCTATGATGCTGCCGTAGGCCCGCAGGGGCAGGTAGCCGTGGCCTTCCGGCTGCGGGATGCCCAACTCAGCTTGGGCACCACCACTATCAGCGCGCCAGCCTCTACTTCAGGCGGAACTGCGGTGGTAGCTCAGCTCAGTGCGGCCAACCAGTGGCAGTGGGCCACGGTGCCCACCAACAGCTCCAATTCATTGTATTACACGACCAGCGACATGAAGTACGACCCCAGCGGCAATCTGTGGCTGGTGGCTCGCAGCTCGGCCAATGGCCTGCAGTTGGGCAGCAATACCATTGCCAACACCAACCAGTTTGTAGTGCGTCTCTCCGCGGCCGGTCAGTGGGGCGTGGGTGGCAGCATTGGAGCTTCCCCCAGCGACTCGCCCGGCACGCCCCGCGGGCTGGCTGTTGATGGCCAGGGTAATGCGGTGGTTACCGGCCAGCTACGCACCCAGACCAGCTATACCTTCGGCTCGCAGGTACTGACCACCACTACTACTACCCGCACCTACGTAGCCCGGTTTAGCGCGGCCGGCCAGTGGCAGTACGCCCAGCTGGCTCCTACCGCTACCAACACCGCCGGCAATGCCGACTACTCCCTAAACGATGCCACGGTGGATGCCAGCGGTAATCTGCTGGCCGCTGGTTCCCTGACAGGCACGGCCGTGTTTGGCACCTCCACCCTGGTTAGCGCCGCTTACGGCGACGCCATCGTTGTGAAGCTCGCCAATGCCGGCGTCGTGTCAGCTCTGCGCCAGAAAGCCGGAGTAGCGCCGCTGGCTCTCTTCCCCAATCCGGCTGCTGCGGGCACTCTGGCTACCCTACGTCTGCCCGCGGTTTCTACCGCTGCCCTGCCCGTGACCCTGCGCGACGCCCTGGGCCGGGCTGTGCGGACCAGCACGGTACCAACCGGTCGCCTGGAAGGCAGCGTGTCTACGGCGGGCTTAGCACCGGGCCTGTATCTGCTCGAAGTAGGCGCCCAGCGCGCTCAGTTGGTGGTAGAGTAAATACGGGTCGAAGCACGTACGGCTTTGGCCGGACACGCAGCTTCCTCCAAAAATAGTTTCAAGCCGGGGTCTGCCGAATAGGGCAGGCTCCGGCTTTTTGCTGTTCGCACCAGCTTACCCCGGGCAGCAGAAAGTGCCTACCGGCTGTTTATTCCGGCTCAAACGGGGAACTCACCGCCCCAACCTGGGTCAGGAGCTGGCCGGCCCACCCCTAAAGCGGCCGGGCGCTTACGAATGCGGCGCTACGGCGGGCGGCTACCAGCCGAGTTAGAGAGGGTTTTTACCGTGTTTTTCCGTAGGATTGCAGCCGTATTCATTTCTCTTACATCTTCCTTATATGCGAATTATTACCCCTTGTCTGCACGCCGCGCTTATTGCGCTCTTGTCGGCGGCCCTGCCCACTGCGGCTCAGGGTCAAACCTGGCCGTGGGCCACGGCTCCTACCACGGCCGCTAACTCTGGCGGCACGATGACCATTACCGCCACGGCCCTGGATGGGGCGGGCAATACGGTGGTGGCGGGCAGCTTTTACGGCACCATCACGCTGGGCGCCTTCACGCTAACCAGCACCGGCGGAGCCGACGGCTTCGTGGCCCGCCTCAATAGCGCCGGCACCTGGACCCAGGCCGTGCGGGCCGGCGGCAGCGGAGCAACAATTTACCTCGACGCCCTGACCCTGGACAATGCCGGCAACGCCGTGGTGGCTGGTAGCTTCAGGGGCCCCAGCATCAGCTTCGGCTCTACCACGCTCACCAATGCCGGGGCGAGTACCTCCTCCGACATCTTCGTGGCCCGGCTGAGCAGCGCCGGCACCTGGACCCAGGCCGTGCGGGCCGGCGGCATCCGCGACGAAGCTGCTACTACCCTGGCCCTGGATGCGACCGGTACGGCAGTTGTCGGGGGCAACTTTTTCGGGTCCACCACTACCATTGGCACCACTGTGCTCAGCAACGCCAGCCCCGCCAGCCAGTACGTGAGCAGCGCCGACTTTTTCATTGCCCGCCTCAATAGCGCCGGCACCTGGACTCAGGTCGTCGGGGTCGGGGGCACTGATGATGATGTTCTGAACGCGCTGGCGGTCGGGCCTGATGGGGTAGTGAGTGCCGTCGGCTACTTCCGGAGCCCCAGCCTGGCCTTCGGGGCGGCCACCGTGGCCAACGTCATTCCCCAGGGCACCGTCACGACGGCGTTTGTGGCCCGCTTAGGCAGCAGCGGCACTTGGAACCAGGCCACGGCCAACACAATGGGCTCTCCTATCCCGACGGAAGTGGCCGTCGATGCCAGCGGCAATACCCTTGTCTCGGGTTTCTTCCTGGGTACCACCACCGACTTCGGCTCCCTCAGCGTGGCCAACACCAATACTCGCGGCAACAGCAGTGACGTCTTCGTGGCCCGGCTCAGCAG
Proteins encoded in this region:
- a CDS encoding T9SS type A sorting domain-containing protein; translation: MGLALTLGLSAAHAQTPTWTNGAQTVNPAPTNDTGARATAIASDAAGNGYVIGVLQNGAGSGVPATRAFGSTSLSSTTGFGDGFVAKLSPSQQWAWAVRVNSTGEGLTFSRLAATPAGDVYAGGVTQDDNSPITVGTLTQASTSGYKVFVTRLTTTGQPQWIAVAPLTAFASATSRLSMQSVSWDAAAGNIVVTGIYQGSALAFGSTTLPSAPLGGMFVARLSTAGQWLSAVAAVPTNLGTTAPDLNFYDAAVGPQGQVAVAFRLRDAQLSLGTTTISAPASTSGGTAVVAQLSAANQWQWATVPTNSSNSLYYTTSDMKYDPSGNLWLVARSSANGLQLGSNTIANTNQFVVRLSAAGQWGVGGSIGASPSDSPGTPRGLAVDGQGNAVVTGQLRTQTSYTFGSQVLTTTTTTRTYVARFSAAGQWQYAQLAPTATNTAGNADYSLNDATVDASGNLLAAGSLTGTAVFGTSTLVSAAYGDAIVVKLANAGVVSALRQKAGVAPLALFPNPAAAGTLATLRLPAVSTAALPVTLRDALGRAVRTSTVPTGRLEGSVSTAGLAPGLYLLEVGAQRAQLVVE
- a CDS encoding T9SS type A sorting domain-containing protein → MRIITPCLHAALIALLSAALPTAAQGQTWPWATAPTTAANSGGTMTITATALDGAGNTVVAGSFYGTITLGAFTLTSTGGADGFVARLNSAGTWTQAVRAGGSGATIYLDALTLDNAGNAVVAGSFRGPSISFGSTTLTNAGASTSSDIFVARLSSAGTWTQAVRAGGIRDEAATTLALDATGTAVVGGNFFGSTTTIGTTVLSNASPASQYVSSADFFIARLNSAGTWTQVVGVGGTDDDVLNALAVGPDGVVSAVGYFRSPSLAFGAATVANVIPQGTVTTAFVARLGSSGTWNQATANTMGSPIPTEVAVDASGNTLVSGFFLGTTTDFGSLSVANTNTRGNSSDVFVARLSSAGTWTQAVGAGGIEDDRSAGLSLDAGGNAYLTGSFRGPTASFGPITLTNATPATGSTDSRTDIFVARLSSSGTWTNAVRTGSTASEEPSDVAVNAAGTTVIVAGQFYGALTIGPFTFPAPANPLPYVAQLSGLTLGTARATRPAAVSLAPNPAHGLTQLGLPATASAQPLLLLDGLGREVRRQTVPARATAATLDVTNLLPGLYVVRYGTATGRLVVE